From the candidate division WOR-3 bacterium genome, one window contains:
- a CDS encoding OFA family MFS transporter, whose amino-acid sequence MKDEKLFNRWWIVFAAIIIQLCLGAIYAWSVFRKPLEQQPLINKSTTASEIIGFDTLLVRGDGEEILIRDSIEIRTGDLWKLTYNEKEKKVVTKINSIHGDTLKVKRGLSPTQASLPFSFVLIFFALATIIGGRWQDKAGPKIAIAGGILLGLGMILASFAKTLLAIVLFYGVISGIGIGIAYVCPISAGVKWFPDKRGLITGLSVAGFGAGALIVGPVARSLIDSVGIFNTFRILGIVFLILVFIGGMILRNPPSGYKPAGWTAPTITATSKIDFSVGEMLSTGRFYLIWLMYFIGCACGLMVIGQTSPIGQELAQYSKETAAFGVSLLAIFNAMGRIFWGRVSDSFGRMKTLFLIFLICGLGILSYNLITGFQSWFWVGISLVGLCFGGYLALFPAITADLFGTKNVGVNYGFVFTAYGVGGLLSNIFAPRVKELTGGYTFAFIVTGVLCLIASILTFLVKSPKN is encoded by the coding sequence ATGAAAGATGAAAAACTATTCAACCGTTGGTGGATTGTTTTTGCCGCAATTATTATTCAACTCTGTTTAGGTGCAATTTATGCTTGGAGTGTATTCAGAAAACCTTTAGAACAACAACCTTTAATTAATAAATCAACTACCGCTTCAGAAATAATAGGATTTGATACTTTACTGGTTCGAGGGGATGGCGAGGAAATTTTGATCAGAGATTCTATCGAGATTAGAACTGGCGACTTGTGGAAATTAACTTATAATGAAAAAGAAAAAAAAGTTGTAACAAAAATAAATTCTATTCATGGTGATACATTAAAAGTAAAAAGAGGTCTTTCCCCAACTCAAGCATCTTTGCCATTCTCATTTGTTTTAATTTTCTTTGCCTTAGCAACTATTATCGGTGGTCGATGGCAGGATAAAGCAGGTCCGAAAATTGCAATTGCCGGCGGTATCTTATTAGGTCTTGGTATGATTTTAGCAAGTTTTGCCAAAACCCTTTTAGCCATCGTGTTATTTTATGGTGTAATTTCTGGTATTGGTATTGGTATTGCCTATGTCTGTCCAATTTCTGCTGGTGTTAAATGGTTTCCGGATAAACGAGGTCTGATAACCGGTTTATCAGTTGCTGGATTCGGTGCTGGCGCATTGATTGTTGGTCCGGTCGCACGAAGTCTAATTGATTCTGTCGGCATTTTCAATACATTTAGAATTCTGGGTATTGTCTTTCTAATTTTGGTCTTTATCGGTGGAATGATATTAAGAAATCCACCTTCAGGATACAAACCTGCGGGATGGACTGCACCGACAATAACTGCAACTTCAAAAATAGATTTTAGTGTTGGCGAGATGCTATCAACCGGCAGATTCTACTTAATCTGGCTAATGTATTTTATTGGTTGTGCTTGCGGATTAATGGTTATTGGTCAAACTTCACCAATCGGTCAAGAACTGGCTCAGTATTCTAAAGAAACTGCTGCTTTCGGTGTTAGTCTATTAGCAATATTTAATGCGATGGGTAGAATCTTTTGGGGCAGAGTCTCTGATTCTTTTGGTCGAATGAAAACTTTATTTTTAATATTTCTTATTTGCGGATTAGGTATCCTCTCATATAATCTAATCACCGGATTTCAATCTTGGTTTTGGGTCGGCATATCTTTAGTTGGTTTGTGCTTTGGCGGTTATCTGGCACTCTTTCCCGCAATTACCGCAGATTTATTCGGCACCAAGAATGTCGGGGTCAATTATGGTTTTGTCTTTACGGCCTATGGAGTCGGTGGTCTCTTGAGTAATATTTTCGCACCACGAGTAAAAGAATTGACCGGGGGTTATACATTTGCATTTATTGTCACCGGTGTATTATGTTTGATTGCTTCAATATTAACATTTTTAGTCAAAAGTCCTAAGAATTGA
- the acs gene encoding acetate--CoA ligase, whose product MADNKEIYYPPENLVKNANVTKFMEKHNLKTLDDLLKRAEDREWFWSEMAKELEWYKPFDKILEWNLPFAKWFLGGKFNIVHNALDRHMKTNIANKIAYIYEPEPENEKVERWTYADINREVGKFANALKKLGVTKGDRVTIYLPMIPQLPIAMLACAKIGAIHSVVFSGFSAGSLKDRIVDAEAKILITADGAYRRGKLVTLKSNADEAVKDCPSIQNIIVFNRANSKVNMTPKRDLWWHELTANESDQCPTEQLDSEDILYTLYTSGTTGKPKGIVHVHGGYAVGVYTTMKFIFDIKDNDIWWCAADIGWVTGHSYIVYGPLLNGATSVLYEGAPDYPDAGRWWKMIEREKVTVFYTSPTAIRMHMRYGEQFAQKYNLSSLRLLGSVGEPINPEAWRWYYXYIGGSRCPIMDTWWQTETGHILISPLPITPLKPGSATKPFPGIKADVYTSEGNPIKPNENGFAVLLAPWPGMLRTLYKDPERYKQVYWSRFPGVYLTGDSCTIDEDGYFWFRGRADEVLNVAGHRLGTAEVESALVAHPAVAEAAVIGIPHEVKGDVPKAYVTLKVGFIPSEELAKELKEWVSKEIGPIARPEEIEFRDKLPKTRSGKIMRRLLKAEALGKPVGDISTLEE is encoded by the coding sequence ATGGCAGATAATAAAGAAATCTATTATCCACCAGAAAATCTGGTAAAGAATGCTAATGTCACAAAGTTTATGGAAAAACATAATTTGAAAACATTAGATGACTTGCTTAAAAGAGCAGAAGACCGTGAATGGTTTTGGAGCGAGATGGCAAAAGAATTAGAATGGTATAAACCATTTGATAAAATTTTAGAATGGAATCTACCATTTGCTAAGTGGTTTTTAGGTGGAAAATTTAATATTGTGCACAATGCGTTAGACCGGCATATGAAGACTAATATTGCAAATAAAATTGCTTATATCTACGAACCAGAACCAGAAAATGAAAAAGTCGAACGCTGGACCTATGCAGATATTAATCGTGAAGTTGGTAAATTTGCTAATGCTTTGAAAAAACTTGGGGTAACTAAAGGCGACCGGGTCACAATTTATTTGCCAATGATTCCGCAATTACCAATTGCAATGCTTGCTTGCGCGAAAATTGGTGCGATTCATTCGGTAGTCTTTTCGGGATTTAGTGCTGGTTCGCTAAAAGACCGCATTGTTGACGCTGAGGCTAAGATTCTCATTACCGCTGATGGTGCATATCGCCGGGGAAAGTTAGTGACCCTGAAAAGTAATGCTGACGAAGCAGTTAAAGACTGTCCAAGTATTCAAAACATTATTGTTTTCAATCGGGCAAATTCTAAAGTTAATATGACACCAAAACGCGACCTTTGGTGGCATGAACTAACTGCTAATGAATCTGACCAATGCCCAACTGAACAACTTGATTCTGAAGACATCTTATATACGCTATATACTTCAGGCACTACTGGTAAACCAAAAGGCATTGTCCATGTCCACGGCGGTTATGCGGTTGGTGTTTATACAACGATGAAGTTTATCTTTGACATTAAAGATAATGATATTTGGTGGTGTGCGGCTGATATTGGTTGGGTTACAGGTCATAGTTATATTGTTTATGGTCCGTTATTGAACGGTGCAACTTCAGTGCTTTATGAAGGTGCGCCAGATTATCCTGATGCTGGTCGATGGTGGAAGATGATTGAACGAGAAAAAGTAACAGTATTTTATACTTCACCTACTGCGATTAGAATGCATATGAGATATGGTGAGCAATTTGCTCAGAAATATAATTTATCCAGTTTAAGACTATTAGGCAGTGTTGGTGAACCAATTAATCCCGAAGCCTGGCGCTGGTATTATAANTATATTGGTGGTAGCAGATGTCCAATAATGGATACTTGGTGGCAAACTGAAACTGGTCATATTCTTATCTCACCATTACCAATTACTCCATTAAAACCTGGTTCAGCCACAAAACCATTTCCTGGAATTAAAGCCGATGTTTATACCAGTGAAGGTAATCCGATTAAACCGAATGAGAATGGATTTGCAGTGCTGTTAGCACCTTGGCCAGGGATGCTTAGAACTCTGTACAAAGACCCTGAGCGATACAAACAAGTCTATTGGTCTCGCTTCCCTGGAGTTTATCTTACAGGAGATTCCTGCACAATTGATGAAGATGGTTATTTCTGGTTTAGAGGGCGCGCGGATGAAGTGCTTAATGTTGCTGGACACCGTCTGGGCACGGCAGAAGTTGAAAGCGCCTTAGTTGCACATCCTGCAGTGGCAGAAGCCGCAGTAATTGGCATTCCCCATGAAGTCAAAGGTGATGTTCCAAAGGCATATGTAACTCTCAAAGTTGGTTTCATACCTTCTGAAGAATTGGCAAAGGAACTAAAAGAATGGGTTTCCAAAGAAATCGGACCAATTGCCCGTCCTGAAGAAATTGAATTTCGAGATAAACTTCCCAAGACTCGTTCCGGCAAAATTATGCGACGATTACTTAAAGCCGAAGCATTAGGCAAACCAGTCGGCGACATATCAACTTTAGAAGAATAG